The DNA window TAACTGTAGGCGCCATGACCACTCTCCGTAAAAACGCCCGCGCTGCCGGTGTATACGTACGTGTAGTACGTAACACTCTGGCCCGTCGCGCCGTTGAAGGTACTGCTTTTGAGTGCCTCGGTGAAGTGTTCACTGGCCCAACTTTGATTGCTTTCTCTAACGAGCACCCAGGTGCCGCCGCACGTCTGTTGAAAGACTTCGCGAAAGAGCAAGCTAAATTCGAAGTTAAAGGTGCAGCTTTCGAAGGGAATTTCATCCCTGCAGCTGATATTGATCGTTTGGCAAAACTGCCAACTTACGAAGAAGCACTGGCACAGCTGATGATGACTATGAAGGAAGCATCTGCTGGCAAGTTCGTTCGTACACTGGCTGCACTGCGCGATCAAAAACAAGAAGCCGCTTAATTTCAAGCTGGCTGCTTAATCGAATTGAATTCAGAACATTAGGAAATTTTTGTTATGTCTATCACTAAAGACCAAATCCTCGAAGCCTTTGCAGCTATGTCTGTAATGGAAGTTGTTGAACTGATCGAAGCTATGGAAGAGAAGTTCGGTGTTTCTGCCGCTGCTGCCGTAGTTTCTGGTGGTGCTGCTGAAGCCGCTGTAGTTGAAGAGAAGACCGAGTTCGACGTAGTTATGACTGCCCACGGTGACAACAAAGTTGCTGTGATCAAGGCCGTTCGTGGTGCTACCGGTCTGGGTCTGAAAGAAGCCAAAGCTATGGCTGAATCTGCTCCAGTAGCCGTTAAAGAAGGTGTCTCTAAAGCAGAAGCTGAAGCTCTGGCCAAAGAACTGACCGAAGCCGGTGCTACTGTAGAGATCAAGTAAGCTATTATTTAGCTTGCAAACATTCGGGCTTGTCCCGGATGGAGGCTGGCGGTTTTTTAACCGTCGGCCTTTTTTGCGCTGTAAGCGTTGGCGATTTTTTTTCACCGTTTGTCGCCAAATTCTGCAGTCCCTAGCAGTGATTATTGGTTAGGTTCTTGCCTCAACGGTGATGGGCAAACGTGCTGAATTAACCCTTGTTGGTTCAGTCTTGGTCACATCTCGCAAGCAGAGGAAACCCATGGTTTACTCCTATTCTGAAAAGAAGCGTATTCGCAAAGACTTTGGTAAGCGTCCACAGGTGTTGGATATCCCTTACCTGCTGTCGATTCAGTTAGACTCTTTTAAGAAGTTCACCGATCAAGATCCCTCCGGTGAGCGTGGCCTTGAGGCCGCTTTCCGCAGCGTTTTTCCCATCAAGAGCTTTTCTGGTAATTCTGAGCTGCAATATGTCAGCTACAAGCTGGGTGAGCCCGTATTTGATGTGAAAGAGTGCCAGATCCGCGGCGTGACTTATTCTGCCCCCCTGCGCGTGAAACTGCGCATGGTGCTGTTTGATCGCGAAGCCGCCGCCGGCACAGTAAAAGACATTAAAGAACAAGAAGTCTACATGGGGGATATCCCTCTGATGACTGACAATGGTACCTTCGTTATCAACGGTACCGAGCGTGTTATCGTTTCTCAGCTCCACCGTTCTCCCGGTGTGTTCTTCGACCACGACCGTGGCAAGACTCACTCTTCCGGTAAGGTGCTGTATAACGCGCGTATCATTCCTTACCGCGGTTCCTGGTTGGATTTCGAATTCGACCCGAAAGATGCGCTGTTTGTGCGTATCGACCGTCGTCGTAAGCTGCCTGCGACCATCATCCTGCGTGCCCTGGAGTTCTCTACCCAGGAAATCCTGGATCTGTTCTTTGAGCGCGTAGAGTTCTCTATCAAGAAAGATTCACTGGTGATGGGTCTGGTTCCTGAGCGTCTGCGTGGCGAAACCGCCAGCTACGACATCAAGGATGCCGAAGGCACAGTTCTGGTTGAAAAGGGTCGTCGCGTTACTGCACGTCATATCCGTCAACTGGAAAAAACCAATACTACTGAACTGGAAGTACCGGTTGAGTACATTGTTGGCAAGATTGCCGCTCAGGATTATATCGATCCTGATACCGGTGAAGTATTGCTGTCTGCCAACTCTGAAATCCGTCTGGAAGATCTGGCCCAGCTGTCTCTGGCCGGCATCAAGAATATCGCGACCCTGTACATCAACGAACTGGATCACGGTGCCTACATTTCCGACACCCTGCGTATCGATTCTTCTACCAATCGCCTCGAGGCCCTGGTGGAAATCTATCGCATGATGCGTCCTGGCGAGCCGCCAACCAAGGATGCTGCCGAAGCCCTGTTCCAGAACCTGTTCTTCAGCGAAGAGCGTTATGACCTGTCCAAAGTAGGTCGTATGAAGTTCAACCGTCGTCTGGAGCTGCCCGATGACGAAGGTACCGGCGTACTGTCTAAAGAAGACATAGTTGCGGTGATGAAGAAAATCATCGAAATCCGCAACGGTTACGATGAAGTGGACGATATCGACCACCTGGGTAACCGCCGTATCCGTTCCGTTGGTGAAATGGCCGAGAACCAATTCCGCGTTGGTCTGGTACGTGTTGAGCGTGCCGTGCGTGAGCGTCTGTCTCTGGGCGATCTGAACGAACTGATGCCTCAAGATCTGATCAACGCCAAGCCAATCTCTGCGGCGGTGAAGGAGTTCTTCGGTTCTTCTCAGCTGTCTCAGTTTATGGATCAGAACAACCCGCTGTCAGAAGTGACCCACAAGCGTCGTATCTCCGCGCTTGGTCCCGGCGGTTTGACCCGTGAGCGTGCCGGCTTCGAAGTCCGTGACGTGCACCCAACTCACTACGGTCGTCTGTGTCCAATTGAGACCCCTGAAGGTCCAAACATTGGTCTGATCAACTCGCTGGCGACCTTCGCCCGTACCAACTCTTACGGTTTCTTGGAAACGCCATACCGTAAGGTGATCGACGGCGTGGTAACCGATGAAGTGGAATACTTGTCCGCCATCGAAGAAGGCCGTTATGTGGTTGCTCAGGCGAACATTGAACTGGACCACGAAGGTCGCATCCTGGAAGAGCAGGTTGCCTGTCGTCACAAAGGTGAATCTACCTTTATGCGCGCTTCCGATATCCAGTATATGGACGTATCGCCACAGCAGATCATCTCCGTGGCCGCTTCCTTGATTCCGTTCCTCGAGCACGACGACGCCAACCGCGCACTCATGGGCGCGAACATGCAACGTCAGGCCGTACCTACTCTGCGCTCAGACAAGCCGCTGGTAGGTACAGGTATTGAACGTGCCCTGGCTGTCGACTCAGGTGTGGTAGTGGCTGCCAAGCGTGGCGGTGTGATCGACTATGTCGACGCCAGCCGCATCGTGGTGAAAGTGAACGAAGACGAGCTGCGCCCAGGCGAAGCCGGTATCGACATCTACAACCTGACCAAGTACACCCGTTCGAACCAGAACACCTGTATCAACCAGCGTCCATGCTGCCAGGTAGGTGATCCGGTTGTACGTGGCGACGTATTGGCCGACGGTCCTTCTACCGACCTCGGTGATCTGGCCCTAGGTCAGAACATGCGCGTAGCCTTCATGCCTTGGAACGGTTACAACTTCGAAGACTCGATCCTGATCTCCGAGCGTGTGGTTCAGGATGACCGCTTTACCACCATCCACATTCAGGAACTGTCCTGTATCGCCCGTGATACCAAGCTGGGTAGCGAGGAAATCACCGCCGATATCCCCAACGTGGGTGAGTCTGCTCTGTCCAAGCTGGACGAGTCAGGCATCGTCTACATTGGTGCCGAAGTGAAGGGTGGCGACATTCTGGTTGGTAAGGTAACGCCCAAGGGTGAGACCCAACTGACTCCGGAAGAGAAGCTGCTGCGTGCCATCTTCGGTGAAAAAGCCTCCGACGTGAAAGACAGCTCGCTGCGTGTACCTAACTCAGTGAAAGGTACCATCATCGACGTTCAGGTATTTACCCGTGACGGCGTTGAGAAAGACAAGCGTGCCATCGAAATCGAAGAGATGCACATTGCTCAGGCCCGTAAGGACCTCTCCGAAGAGTTCAAGATCCTGGAAGAAGGTGTACTGGGCCGTGCCCGTAACCTGCTGCTGGGTGCCGGCTACACCGAAGCTCAACTGGCTGCCATTCCTCGTAAGGAAGTGCTGACCCAGGTGATCGACGATGAAGCCAAGCAAACCGAACTGGAACAGCTGGCCGAACAGCACGAAGAGCTGAAAGCCGACTTCGACAAGAAGTTCGAGCACAAGCGTCGCAAGATCACTCAGGGCGATGACCTGGCTCCAGGCGTGCTGAAGATCGTCAAAGTTTACCTGGCGGTTAAGCGCACCATCCAGCCTGGTGACAAGATGGCCGGTCGTCACGGTAACAAGGGTGTGATCTCCAAGATCTGTCCAATCGAAGACATGCCATACGATGAGCATGGTAACCCAGTGGATATCGTACTGAACCCACTCGGTGTACCTTCTCGTATGAACATTGGTCAGGTATTGGAAGTTCACCTGGGTGCCGCGGCCAAGGGTATCGGTAACCGCATCGCCGCCATGCTGGAAGAACAGCGTGAACTGGCCGAGCTGCGTGGTTACATCAAGCAAGCTTACGAGCTGGGCGAAGCTCAGCAGAAGGTGGATATCGACTCCTTCACCGATGATGAAGTCGTCCGCCTTGCCAAGCACCTGAAGGACGGTTTGCCAATCGCAACCCCAGCCTTCGACGGCGCGAAAGAGAAAGAGATCAAGCAAATGCTTGAACTCGCAGGTCTGCCAACTTCCGGCCAGCTGAAGCTGTTCGATGGTCGTACCGGCAACGAATTTGAGCGTGAAGTAACCGTAGGTTACATGTACATGCTCAAACTGAACCACTTGGTGGATGACAAGATGCACGCCCGTTCTACCGGTTCGTACAGCTTGGTTACCCAGCAGCCTCTGGGCGGTAAAGCCCAATTCGGTGGTCAGCGTTTCGGTGAGATGGAAGTGTGGGCCCTGGAAGCATACGGTGCTGCTTATACGCTCCAGGAAATGCTCACAGTTAAGTCTGATGACGTTAACGGTCGTACCCAGATGTACAAGAACATCGTTGACGGCAACCATCAGATGCAGCCTGGTATGCCTGAGTCCTTCAACGTATTGCTGAAGGAGATCCGTTCTCTCGGTATCAATATCGAGTTGGATCAAGAGTAAGACGCCGCCGCAGGCGCGTTTGGCAACTGAAATGGTGCCCGGCTCCCGGGCGGGGCACCTGGTTTAACTCCTTCAGGAGAGAAACGTGAAAGACTTATTAAAGTTTCTGAAACAGCAAAGCAAGACTGAAGAATTTAACGGCATCAAGATTGGTCTGGCCTCGCCCGACCTGATCCGTTCTTGGTCATTCGGCGAAGTAAAGAAGCCAGAAACCATTAACTACCGTACCTTCAAGCCTGAGCGCGAAGGTCTGTTCTGCGCCCGTATCTTTGGCCCCGTCAAGGATTACGAGTGTTTGTGCGGTAAGTACAAGCGTCTCAAGCACCGCGGTGTGATCTGTGAGAAGTGTGGTGTTGAAGTTACCCAGACCAAGGTACGTCGTGAGCGTATGGGTCACATTGAACTGGCCAGCCCAGTTGCCCACATCTGGTTCTTGAAATCACTGCCGTCCCGTATCGGTCTGATGCTGGATATGACCCTGCGTGATATCGAGCGCGTGCTGTATTTCGAATCTTTCGTGGTAATCGAGCCTGGCATGACCAGCCTCGAGCGCGGTCAGATGCTGACCGAAGAAACCTACCTCGACGCCCTCGAAGAGTACGGCGATGAGTTCGAAGCCAAAATGGGTGCCGAAGCGGTTCTGGAACTGCTGCGTGCCATCGATCTGGCCAAAGAAATCGAGCAGATGCGCGAAGAGCTGCCATCTATCAACTCCGAGACCCGTCGCAAGAAAGTGACCAAGCGTCTGAAGCTGATGGAAGCCTTCTACACCTCCGGCAACAAGCCTGAGTGGATGATCCTGAAAGTGCTGCCTGTGCTGCCACCGGACCTGCGTCCTCTGGTACCGCTGGACGGTGGCCGCTTCGCGACTTCAGATCTGAACGATCTGTATCGCCGCGTGATCAACCGTAACAACCGTCTGAAGCGTCTGCTGGATCTGGCTGCGCCGGATATCATAGTGCGCAACGAAAAGCGTATGCTGCAGGAATCTGTGGATGCGCTGCTGGATAACGGTCGTCGTGGCCGTGCCATTACCGGTTCCAACAAGCGTCCTCTGAAGTCCCTGGCCGACATGATCAAGGGTAAGCAAGGTCGTTTCCGTCAGAACCTGCTCGGTAAGCGTGTTGACTACTCAGGCCGTTCGGTAATTACCGTAGGTCCTACCCTGCGTCTGCATCAGTGCGGTCTGCCAAAGAAAATGGCACTGGAACTGTTCAAACCCTTCATCTATGGCAAGCTGGAAGGTCGTGGCCTGGCCACCACCATCAAAGCCGCCAAGAAGATGGTCGAGCGCGAAGTTGCCGAGGTTTGGGACGTACTGGATGAAGTGATCCGCGAACATCCCGTGATGCTCAACCGTGCACCAACACTGCACCGTTTGGGTATTCAGGCGTTCGAACCCGTACTGATCGAAGGTAAGGCAATCCAACTGCACCCACTGGTGTGTGCGGCATACAACGCCGACTTCGACGGCGACCAGATGGCGGTGCACGTACCCCTGACCCTGGAAGCTCAGTTGGAAGCCCGTGCGCTGATGATGTCTACCAACAACATCCTGTCGCCCGCCAACGGTGAGCCAATCATCGTTCCTTCTCAGGACGTGGTATTGGGTCTGTACTACACCAGCCGTGAGCGTGTAAACGGTCGCGGTGAAGGCATGGCCTTCGAATCTGTTGCCGAAGCCGAGAAAGCTTACCGCACTGGCGCTGCCGAACTGCATGCCCGTGTGAAAGTACGTATCACTGAAACCCAAATCGGTGACAACGGCGAGCGTACCCAGGTGCGTCGTATCGTCGACACCACAGTGGGCCGTGCACTGCTGTCACAAATCCTGCCTGCCGGTCTGTCATTCGACCTGGTGAACCAGGATATGGGCAAGAAGCAGATCTCCAAGCTGCTGAACACCTGTTACCGTCAGCTGGGTCTGAAAGATACCGTTATCTTCGCCGACCAACTGATGTACACCGGTTTCCATTTCGCCACCATCTCCGGTGCCTCTGTGGGTATCAACGACATGGTGATCCCGGATGAGAAGTACACCCTGGTGGCCGAGGCCGAAGCCGAAGTACTGGAAATCCAGGAACAGTTCCAGTCTGGTCTGGTAACTGCCGGTGAGCGCTACAACAAGGTGATCGACATCTGGGCAAGCGCCAACGAAAAAGTGTCCAAGGCGATGATGGAAAACCTGTCTACCGAGACAGTCATCAACCGTCAGGGTGAAGAAGAGAAGCAGAAGTCGTTCAACAGCATCTATATGATGGCCGACTCAGGCGCTCGTGGTAGTGCTGCCCAGATCCGTCAGCTGGCGGGTATGCGTGGTCTGATGGCCAAGCCAGACGGCTCCATCATCGAAACGCCCATCGTGGCGAACTTCCGCGAAGGTCTGAACGTACTGCAGTACTTTATTTCTACCCACGGTGCCCGTAAGGGTCTGGCGGATACGGCACTGAAGACAGCGAACTCAGGTTACCTGACTCGTCGTCTGGTGGACGTGGCCCAGGATTTGGTGGTTATTGAGGAAGACTGTGGCACCTTCGAAGGTTTGACCATGAAGCCGCTCATTGAAGGTGGTGATGTGGTTGAGCCGCTGCGTGAGCGCGTGCTGGGCCGTGTGGTTGCCGAAGACGTGTTCTTCCCTGGCACCGAAGACGTGCTGGCACCTCGTAACACCCTGCTGGACGAAGCCTGGTGTGACAAGCTTGAGCAGCACAGTGTTGACGAAGTAATAGTGCGCTCCGTAATCACCTGTGACACCGATTTCGGTGTGTGTGCAGCCTGTTACGGCCGTGACCTGGCCCGTGGTCACCTGATTAACCACGGTGAGGCCATTGGTGTGGTCGCTGCCCAGTCAATCGGTGAACCCGGTACACAGCTGACGATGCGTACCTTCCACATCGGTGGTGCGGCATCCAGGGCTTCTGCAGAAAACAGCGTACAGGTGAAGAACGCCGGTACCCTGAAGCTGCACAACGCCAAGCATGTTACCAACAGCGACGGCAAGCTGGTGATCGTGTCCCGTTCTTCCGAACTGGCAATCATCGATGAGCTGGGTCGTGAGAAAGAGCGTTACAAGGTACCTTACGGTACCGTGTTGGATAAGCTGGAAGAGTCTGCTGTTGAAGCCGGCGAAACCATCGCAAACTGGGATCCGCACACTCACCCAATCATCACCGAAGTGGCCGGTAACATTAAGTTCGTAGACATGATCGATGGCGTGACCATGACCCGTCAAACCGACGAGCTCACAGGTCTGTCTTCCATCGTGGTACTGGACGTGGGTCAACGTACCTCCGCCGGTAAAGAACTGCGTCCGATGATCCGTCTGGTGGACGACAACGGCAATGACCTGATGATCCCAGGCACCGACGTTCCTGCGCAGTACTTCCTGCCCGGCAACGCGATTGTGAACCTGGATGACAACGCTAAGATCAGCGTGGGTGACGCTCTGGCCCGTATTCCACAGGAATCGTCCAAGACCCGCGACATCACCGGTGGTCTGCCACGGGTTGCTGACCTCTTTGAAGCGCGTAAGCCGAAAGAGCCTGCAATCCTGGCCGAAATCAGCGGTACCATCTCCTTCGGTAAAGAGACCAAGGGCAAGCGCCGTCTGGTCATTACCCCGAACGACGGTGGTGATGCCTACGAGGAAATGATTCCAAAGTGGCGTAACCTGAACGTGTTCGAAGGTGAAAAGGTTGAGCGTGGTGAAGTGATTGCCGACGGTCCGGAAGCGGCCCATGACATTCTGCGTCTGCGTGGTATCCACAGTGTGGCCAACTACATAGTCAACGAAGTTCAGGACGTTTACCGTCTGCAGGGTGTGAAGATCAACGATAAGCATATCGAAGTGATCATCCGCCAGATGCTGCGTAAGTGCATCATCACTGAAGCCGGTGATTCCGAGTTCCTCGAAGGTGAGCAGCTGGAAGTGTCCCGCGTCAAGATCGTTAACCGCGAACTGGAAGCTCAGGGCAAGCGTCCGGCCAAGTTCGAGCGCGATCTGCTGGGTATCACCAAGGCGTCTCTGGCGACCGAGTCCTTCATCTCTGCGGCCTCGTTCCAGGAGACCACTCGCGTTCTGACCGAAGCAGCAGTTGGCGGCAAGTCCGACAATCTGCGTGGTCTGAAAGAGAACGTGATCGTGGGTCGTCTGATCCCGGCCGGTACCGGTTATGCCTACCACAAGAACCGCAACCAGGCGCGTGCCAAGGGCGAGGTGGTTGAGGCGCAAACCGTGAGTGCCAGCGAAGCCGAGCAAAACCTGGCTGATCTGCTGAATCTGGCAGGCAGCCAAGAGTAATCTGGCGTCCATAATGAAAAAGGCGTCGCGAGACGCCTTTTTTTTCGCCATTTGACCACAAAGGTTGGCTATTTCTTGACAGTCTGCCCCGACCTTTCTACAATTTCGCGTCCCACTACTGTGGGATAGATTTTTCACACCTTATTGTTGAGTTAGATTCAACTGATTTGGAGCTATACATGGCAACTGTAAACCAGTTGGTACGTAAGCCACGTGCGCCGAAAGTCGACAAGACTAACGTGCCTGCGTTGAATGCGTGCCCACAGAAGCGTGGTGTTTGTACTCGCGTGTACACCACTACCCCTAAAAAACCAAACTCTGCACTGCGTAAAGTAGCGCGTGTGCGTCTGACCAACGGTTTCGAAGTGACTTCGTACATCGGCGGTGAAGGCCACAACCTGCAAGAGCACAGCGTGATCCTGATCCGTGGCGGTCGTGTTAAAGACCTTCCCGGTGTTCGCTATCACACTGTTCGTGGTGCCCTGGACTGCGCCGGCGTTAGCGCCCGTCGTCAAGGCCGCTCTAAGTACGGTGCTAAGCGTCCTAAGTCTTAATGGCATCCCGTTAAGTAAGGCCAAGCTAAATTAATCGATTCCGGTTTTGGAAATCCCTGAAGCATACGGAGAAAAGTTATGCCAAGACGTCGCGTAGTAGGACAACGTAAGATCCTACCTGATCCAAAGTTTCACAGTGAGTTGCTGGCTAAGTTCATCAACGTCATTATGCAGGATGGCAAAAAGTCAACTGCTGAAAAAATTATCTACAAAGCACTGGATGTGGTTGCCGAGAAGAAAGGCGCTGATCATCTGGTGATCCTGGAAGCTGCTCTGGACAACGTTCGCCCATCCGTGGAAGTTAAGTCTCGCCGCGTGGGTGGTTCTACCTATCAGGTTCCATGTGAAGTTCGTCCAGTCCGTCGTAATGCCCTGGCAATGCGTTGGTTGGTTGAAGCTGCTCGTAAGCGTGGTGAAAAATCTATGGCTCTGCGTCTGGCCGGCGAAATGCTGGATGCATCCGAAAACAAAGGCACTGCCGTTAAGAAGCGCGAAGACGTGCATCGTATGGCAGAAGCGAACAAAGCGTTCGCACATTACCGCTGGTAATAAAATGGCGCGGGCAGCCTTGGTTGTCCGCGCCTTAATGGATATTGCCGGAAGCTTTTTCCGGTTTAGAGGGTTAAATCGTGGCTCGTACAACTCCTATTGAGCGTTACCGTAACATCGGTATTTGTGCTCATGTTGACGCAGGTAAAACCACAACTACTGAGCGTGTTCTGTTTTACACTGGTCTGTCTCATAAAATCGGTGAAGTGCATGACGGTGCTGCGACGACAGATTGGATGGTACAGGAGCAAGAGCGTGGTATTACCATTACCTCTGCTGCGGTAACCACCTTCTGGCGCGGTATGGACGCCCAGTTTACCGAACACCGCATCAACATCATCGACACCCCCGGACACGTTGACTTCACCATTGAAGTAGAACGTTCTCTGCGCGTGCTCGACGGTGCTGTGGTAGTGTTCTGTGGCGCATCCGGCGTAGAACCACAATCTGAAACCGTATGGCGTCAAGCTGACAAGTACGGTGTACCTCGCATGGTATTCGTTAACAAAATGGATCGCGCCGGTGCCGATTTCGATCGCGTGTGCAAACAGATCCGTAACCGTTTGGGCGCAACCTGCGTGCCTATTCAGCTCAATATTGGTGCTGAAGACGAATTCAAAGGTGTTATCGACCTTATCAAGATGAAGGCCATCAACTGGAACGAAGCGGACCAGGGGATGACGTTCAACTACGAAGATATTCCTGCCCATCTTGTTGATAAAGCCAACGAGATGCGTGAATACCTGGTGGAAAGTGCCGCCGAAGCCTCTGAGGAGTTGATGGAAAAGTACCTGGAAACAGGTGAACTGTCCGAAACCGAAATCAAGGCCGCGCTGCGCCAACGTACCATCAACAATGAAATTGTACTCGCCACCTGTGGCAGCGCCTTTAAGAATAAGGGCGTGCAGGCGGTGCTGGACGCCGTTGTCGAATACCTGCCGGCGCCAATAGACGTGCCTGCAATCAAGGGTATTGATGACGATGAGAAGGAAGTAGAACGTCATGCTGACGACAATGCTCCTTTCTCAGCGCTGGCATTCAAGATAGCCACTGACCCCTTCGTGGGTTCGCTGACCTTTATCCGGGTGTATTCCGGGGTACTGGAGTCGGGTGCGGCCGTGTACAACTCAGTGAAGCAAAAGCGCGAACGTATTGGCCGTATCGTCCAGATGCATGCCAACGACCGTACCGAACTGAAGGAAGTTCGTGCCGGTGATATCGCCGCTGCCATTGGTCTCAAGGATGTCACTACGGGCGATACCCTGTGTGATATTGACCACAAGGTTATCCTTGAGCGTATGGAATTCCCTGAGCCGGTGATCACTATCGCCGTGGAGCCTCGCTCCAAGGCCGACCAGGACAAAATGGGTATCGCACTGCAAAAATTGGCAGCCGAAGATCCATCTTTCCGGGTTGAAACCGATGCTGAATCAGGACAAACCCTGATTTCAGGCATGGGTGAGCTACACTTGGACATTATTGTTGATCGCATGCGTCGCGAGTTCAGCGTCGAGTGCAACGTGGGTAAACCCCAGGTGGCT is part of the Shewanella cyperi genome and encodes:
- the fusA gene encoding elongation factor G is translated as MARTTPIERYRNIGICAHVDAGKTTTTERVLFYTGLSHKIGEVHDGAATTDWMVQEQERGITITSAAVTTFWRGMDAQFTEHRINIIDTPGHVDFTIEVERSLRVLDGAVVVFCGASGVEPQSETVWRQADKYGVPRMVFVNKMDRAGADFDRVCKQIRNRLGATCVPIQLNIGAEDEFKGVIDLIKMKAINWNEADQGMTFNYEDIPAHLVDKANEMREYLVESAAEASEELMEKYLETGELSETEIKAALRQRTINNEIVLATCGSAFKNKGVQAVLDAVVEYLPAPIDVPAIKGIDDDEKEVERHADDNAPFSALAFKIATDPFVGSLTFIRVYSGVLESGAAVYNSVKQKRERIGRIVQMHANDRTELKEVRAGDIAAAIGLKDVTTGDTLCDIDHKVILERMEFPEPVITIAVEPRSKADQDKMGIALQKLAAEDPSFRVETDAESGQTLISGMGELHLDIIVDRMRREFSVECNVGKPQVAYRETIRSSVEAEGKFVRQSGGRGQFGHVWLKIEPQEEGAGYEFVNAIVGGVIPKEYIPAVDKGIQEQMKNGVLAGFPVLDVKVTLFDGSYHDVDSNEMAFKVAGSMGFKKGALQASPVLLEPCMKVEVTTPEDYMGDVVGDLNRRRGLIEGMDDGVAGVKIVHAVVPLSEMFGYATDLRSATQGRASYSMEFLKYADAPQNIAKAVIESRS